Genomic DNA from Prunus persica cultivar Lovell chromosome G1, Prunus_persica_NCBIv2, whole genome shotgun sequence:
TCAGATTGGCTGCTAACTATCCGGAATTGTAGGAAGTGGACCCCTGTGATGATCTAACTGATGATGATATTCGAATGGCTATTCAAAATGCTTCTGGTGCAAGAAATGCTTTATTTGTGCCTGAGGTGAGTTTATGATGATGACATATGCGGCAGTCTTTCATTTTCCCTTGTATTAAATATTAGAAACTAACGGCTTGGTTTTACACTGCATTGGCTGATAAGTTTCTGAATTGGTTTTAGGTcccatttgaatttttagttAGGAGACAAATTGCTCGTCTGTTAGACCCAAGCCTTCAGTGCCTTCGATTTGTTTACGATGAACTAATGAAGGTGAGTAATAAGGCACATGCTACGGAGTTCTAATTGTATGTTTCCATGAATCATGAGATGTAGATGTAATCAGGAAGATAAAATTTTGCCTGCAGATAAGCCACGCTTGTGAGGTAACTGAGTTGCAAAGGTTTCCAGTATTGAGAAAGCATCTGGATGAAGTCATGGTAAAATTTTTGCGTGATGGTGTAGAACCTGCTGAGAGAATGATAGGAAATCTTATTGAGATGGAGGTATCTCTCTTTTAACCTTATTACCACTATACTTTAGTCATTCAGAATTAAGATCTAGGACATTGTTGCATGTATGcttgttttttgttaaatttgtttCAAAGAGTCTCAAAATTCTGTTTAAATACTGGAATATACTAAAATCTAATCAAAATGAGTCGGCGGTTGTAACTGGTAAAACAGAAAGAGTCAACCTTCCTCAACACTTTGATGAAAAATTGTAATCTTGTCATAAAAAGTAATTTGGCTGTAGCTGATACAGTAATTTTTCTACTTCTCCAATTTATGTTATCTAGTTCTTATTAActtctatttttgtttagCTTCTGGATGGTTCTTAACATAGATGGTTTGTTTAACTTGACAttgttgaaatgaaagtgATAAATCTTTTGATCTGTTGGTCATGTCACACACAATGTCCAGTACTGATCTCTATACTGACTGGGTATATATgtcttcttttaaattattgCTCAACTTTACATGGCATGCTATTATTCTTTTACACTTACTCTAATGTTGTTTTTATTCCTAGGCTGATTGACCAACTTTCTTTCATTCAGGTGGATTATATAAACACTTCACATCCAAATTTTTTAGGTGGGAACAAAGCTGCTGAGCTTGCTATGCAGCTGTTGAAATCACCACAGGTATCTGCTAGCATGTTGGTGATATAATGATATTGTTTAAGTGAAATAGCTCAAAAAGTAATTATTTCTACTTTGGACATGATGCAGCATCCTGCCAACTTGTTAGGTTCATAACAACATAATGCCGTGCACCTTTGGTTCTTTCTCTGTCAGTCCTATGTTTTTTGTTACATAAGtcctaattaattttattaagaagtcaattttgaagtttaaaattcagatttgATCTGATAATCTGAAAGATCAGAAAAGGAATTGTACAGTGgcggtgttttattttcttttttatgctGTAAGCAGATCTCTGTTGAGTGTAATGTTCGTTCTTATTATGATATATGCttacacaaacaaaaaaaagcgAGTTTTGAATCTTCATTCTCATCGAGTTTTGAATCTTCATTCTCATCGAGTTTTTTTCTGTGATCTTCATCATCAGCATTTAGAGTAGTTGCATATTGGATTATTTATTCTGTCTTTGCACTCTTATTCAACCCAATTATCATTAGTTCTCATAATAAAATGGTTTGTCAATTATACGGTTATACCTCAAAGTTGTTCTTCATATGTTTCAGGGCGTTACAGATGCTGAAGGCCAGACTTCCCAGACTTCCCAGACAGCTCGAACTATTCGGTCTGGGCTTTTGAATGGACTTTTACCTAACCAGGTATGTCTTTCACCATATGTTGGACTACTGATGATATTTCCAGAAGGAAATTGGTTAGtcagaacaaaaagaaagtggaaagagagaaaattggcAGAGTTGCAagttaaaagggaaaaaaccAGAATCTATAAGAGAGAAGATTTCCTCACCGGAGCAGGACAAAGTGCAACCCCTAATAACTTGGAGGTTCTcatatatttctttggcatctAGTCTAATCTAGCTCTTTCTCTACGCTGAAAAATGTCAGATTTGGATTATTTGTCAAGGAAAGTTTTTGTGATTAAAGCTAATGTTTTCCTTTTAAGGGCAtgtttgggagtgcttctGGGAGGGGTAAAAGCGCTTTCTAACAACCAAAAGCATTTCTGACAGCGTTTGGCAGAAAAGTTTAGAAGTGCTTATGGGTCATAGAAGCGCTTTCTGGAGAAGCACTTGCTATGTGCTTCTTCATGAAGCACGCCCAAGTGCTTTTCCAGGAAGCACATGGatttcttatgaaaatttcaatatttttataacaaaagcGCTTTTGCTAGAAGCGCTTATTAACAGAAGTGCTTCCTAGAGAAGCAGTCCCAAATGAGCCCTAAATCAGATCTCGTTAGCTTAAAGTTAAAATGTGAATCCAAGTGACTGGGCATAAACTTAGATTTGTGAACTAACTAGTTTGGAGGGCCTCACTACTTCTGGcttatcatttttctttcatagGATGTCTTCAATCTAATATAGTTTTGGTGTTGGCAGGGGAGTCGTCCTCAGCCTAATAACGAGAATCATGTATCTTCTGGTAAACTCATGCATCCACTATTTTGAAGCATACTAACCTTTATACCTTCAGGATATTGAacttgctttatttatttatttataaaatatttcttGTGCATAGATATAGGATGGTATGGCTATCTGTTAAGTCTGCCGTTGCTGTAGTAAATTTGGCATTTGAAATTTAGGAACTAAGGCTTGGATTCCATCTCTATTCGGAAGTAGGACATCAGCTGGAGAGCCTATGGCTTGCAGACCTTTTGGTGAACCAAGTCATTCAGAGTCAATGCCCTCTATAATCCATTTGAGAGAGGTAATATGTGGTTGACagaattttatttcttcttctcaacTTATTATTATGTTATCCATTTATTCATTCTAGGATTTAAATGCGTCTTCCCTTTTTTCCCTTGTCCTTCTTATTTTCAGCCACCATCCAGCTTAAGGCCGGTTCAAATGACAGAAAATAAAGCAGTGGAAATTGTTGTAACCAAATTACTCTTGCGGTCGTATTATGACATTGTTAGAAAGAACATTCAAGACCTAGTTCCAAAAGCTATAATGCACTTTCTGGTATAcctattttcttccttttgtccATATGTTCACATTTATACTGGTGTAATTTTTATCTCTTGTACTATTGCTGGTTTTCTTCTCTGCCGCATCAAGCttcctttggttttttttcttttcaacttcTATGAAGTCCATTGATTTGTATCATTCTTAATGTGGCTTAGGTCAATCTTACAAAACGGAACCTTCATAGGACCTTTATTCAAAAACTGTACAGGTATGTCTGTTGTTCAAAAGGAGGACTACggagttctttttcttttttgagccATTAACTGACATTCTTGTTTCTGAAACTGTCTATATTTCCTCTGGGCTTCAAATAATACAGTCATTGTCTGATAAATAAGGCAATTTAATTCTTCATTATGATTATTTGAAAGACAAGGACTGCATTTGTGACACAAAGAATAGCACTGCATTACGGACAGGACTTCTATGAAATACTCTATATCCTGCATAAATTTGtttatgttggttttgttCTAAGAACATGATTCAGAAATTGCTATATGTGGTTGATTGAAAACTTCGAGagtggtttttttatatattcttcTGGTAATTATGCAGAGAGAACCTGTTTGAAGAACTGCTGCAGGAGCACGATGCACATGTTTCACAAAGAAAACGTAACCAAGAATTATTCAAGGTGTTGGAGCAATCTGTTCAGGTAGTTTTTTTAACGTTTTAGACAGTAAATAGTTCCTTAGTGAACAATATCATGAAAGGCTCGTTAAGTAATCAATTCTTGAGTTTGTTTGATTATTGGTTGAATATCATGAAATAAAATCCTTGGTCATCTTGTAGAAATTCTTGTtccttaaaaaaaggaaaaagttcTTGTTGGTTTTGAGGGATAACTTTTAACTATTTGTTTCTTCTAGGCACTCGAGAAGGTTGACTTTGATGTCTCATCCCAAACTTCAAGTTTGGGCACTGATGCTTCCATTGGACTGCCAAGGATTCCAAGGACTTCTGCCCATCTACACACGACAGCCGGCGGTGAGATAGGCCAAGTTTCATACCGTCCGTTTCCCATGCCATCCATGACCAAGTCCACGGCTTGAAGATCATTTCAATGAGAAAAGCCAGGCATTTTATCCAAATTTACTGGCCATTTAGATGATTACCATATATGATTTCCAGGTTGTACagtgttttttcttctcccgTATGCTTTCTGCATATGGAAGATTTAAAGTTGTATGattaaagataataaaaatttaattcaaaataGCAGAGTTATATTAGTTATATATGTCTTGGGGAGTTTTGATGTATTTCCCTAACTTTCAATTGTACCGCCTATCTCCATTAGGATCGTTGCAAAGTAAATAGTTCTTGAGCTCCTAACTTTTTCTTTGCTACATTTGTCTCTGTGTttatctctatttttttttttaataaaacaaCTAAATGTGGCAGAGTCTACACAAGTCACTGTGAAAAAACATTTTGCAATTAAGATGTGCGAGATTCTGACAGATAAGTTTCAACATCAAAGAAATTCGTCTAGAAAAAAGTTCTAAATTCTAATGCTCACTAAAGTAGTAATTGTCTATACAAAATAAACGAAGCTTTATTGTTCACAGAAAAGAAGCAACGAGCCTTTTTCTAAGCCAcggaaaatgaaggaaaaggaaGGGAGTAGGGAAAGCCACAACAAATGAGCGATTTCGAGCTTCCAAGGAGAATCTAAACGTACAAAAAACACAGGCAACAGAATCTACATCGTCTTCTCGGCCTGAAATTGATTGCTCATAATCTCCTATGGGTCCTTATGAAGTTTGTTGTGTTCAATGCAATAGCAGCCGAGCATGCGTAAACCCCGGCTGAGGTTATTGCTGCAGATACTAATAGCAGGGCCTTCCACTGCCTTCCTGAGACTAGAATTGCCAATGCAGTCGATGCAACAGCAATAGCAGTAAGGGCCTTTTGCCATGCTTGGAAAGCTTTGACAACATTTCTGCAGATTTTGCAATGAACCACGTGTCGAAAATACCGGTTGGCCAAATTGGGAGCATGCATGGATCCAATCCCTCCCTTTGCTGGCAAGGATGCAGAAACACCGGCAACAAGTCCTGCTGGCGCATGTTCCACAACAGCAGGCTCTTTGGGCAATGAGATTGTGCTGTGCCCAAAATGGTAAGGCATCCCATGCCCAACTTTGTCCATCCATCTCCTGTATTCAGCAACCCATGTATCTGAAGATTTCAAGTTAAGGTACAACTCTTTGGTGGGTACTTTTTCTTTCATGAGTACCTCATTTTGAGATGAAAGAAATCCCATATCTTGCTCAAAGACCTTGCCTGCATTCTGATGAAAATACCATACGGGAAACAATTTTGCCAGTGGAGACCTTTTTGTTCCACCAAATCTCACAATTAGCATGGATTTCCCCTGTCCAGTTGGCCTACAGAGAAATAGACCCGTGAAGTAGTGCTTCTCCCCATCCTTGTCAACAATTTCTCTATTGTTTTGAAGAGAACATGGTGCTTCAAACCTTAAGAAGCTTTTGGCTGATGGATCACTTGTCTTGCCCCACCAACCTGCGAATCCTCTATCGCTGCGCTCGGTGACCTCAAAGCGCAGCGGCTGAGCATCTTCCCTTTTTGCACTCCAGTCTGTCCTGTCATGTGAGATTGGAACATGGGCAGGATCCATGAGATTCTCCAAAAGTATAGAGTGGTCATACGGGAGCTCATGGGTTGTAGAAGTATCTTGAAACCCTGGCCGAGCAAAGTTCTCAAACCAAGGTATCTTTGAAGGGTTTGGTGGTGTATTCTGAGACATCCAAACCCACACAACCCCTTGTGAGTCCCTCACCTCATATGTCTTCAAACAAGCTGATTTAGGAATTTTGGCATCAGCTGGAAGCTGTGATATTACAGACACAATTAAAGAGACATTCAACATCATTAACaatcttaattaatcaaaagacagacagacagaccgACAGACCTGAGGGATCTTTACACATTTTCCTTGGGCTTCAAATTGCCATCCATGATATAAACATTCTAGTCTTCCATCAATCAACTGGCCTTCGGATAGTTTCGCCAACCTAGCTAAGATTGGATTGTCATGTCATGACccaagttttattttcattagtTATATAGTATTGACAAagcaagaagatgaagatacAAAGTTCAATATGACAAAGATTTCATCCAAAACGAAAATTCTAATTCTAAAGCAACTATAAATCTTTCCATGCTATATAGAAGAATCTACAGGCAAAGATAAGTTTACCTGTGGGGGCAGCGATCTTGGTAGCACTGGAGCTCTCCACTGCCGTCCTTGTACAGCACAAGTTGCTTATCAAACACAGTCAAGCCCAAAGGTGCGTCGTCCGGAATGTCCTGGGTGAGGTACAGAGGGTACCATTCCTCTGTCCAATCATAGTCCACCACGACCCGCTCTCCTCTCCTGTCAGCCTCGCTGGTGGGACCCACCAAGACCTTGtgatcctcctcctcctcctgatGTTCATCAAGTGGGGGAGCAGGAGGTTTGATGTCTGCAACTGCACTACACTTGATGGTGCTTAGCTGCTTTCTTGTTGGAATTAAGGGTCTCAGAGGGTGGGGtggggaggagagagataaGAGCAGTTTGAGTGG
This window encodes:
- the LOC18792754 gene encoding protein TIC 55, chloroplastic, with translation MSSSPSSFVSSPIQSNMALFHPFLSHSTSLHHLPKTPRQPQPLKLLLSLSSPPHPLRPLIPTRKQLSTIKCSAVADIKPPAPPLDEHQEEEEDHKVLVGPTSEADRRGERVVVDYDWTEEWYPLYLTQDIPDDAPLGLTVFDKQLVLYKDGSGELQCYQDRCPHRLAKLSEGQLIDGRLECLYHGWQFEAQGKCVKIPQLPADAKIPKSACLKTYEVRDSQGVVWVWMSQNTPPNPSKIPWFENFARPGFQDTSTTHELPYDHSILLENLMDPAHVPISHDRTDWSAKREDAQPLRFEVTERSDRGFAGWWGKTSDPSAKSFLRFEAPCSLQNNREIVDKDGEKHYFTGLFLCRPTGQGKSMLIVRFGGTKRSPLAKLFPVWYFHQNAGKVFEQDMGFLSSQNEVLMKEKVPTKELYLNLKSSDTWVAEYRRWMDKVGHGMPYHFGHSTISLPKEPAVVEHAPAGLVAGVSASLPAKGGIGSMHAPNLANRYFRHVVHCKICRNVVKAFQAWQKALTAIAVASTALAILVSGRQWKALLLVSAAITSAGVYACSAAIALNTTNFIRTHRRL